In Actinomyces marmotae, the DNA window CCGTCATCGCCCACAGTGACGTAGGCCAGGCCCTTGGCGCCGCGTTGCTTGGCCCAGTCCTGCCAGGCGTCGAAGGTGCGGCGCGACTGAGAGGCGCCCCCGGGCATGACGACGGCGCCCACGTAGGGGTTCTGGAACACGCGGAAGGTGGTGTCCTTGAAGTAGTCGGTGAGCTCGACGAGTTCAAGGCCGAAGCGGAGGTCGGGCTTGTCGGTGCCGTAGCGCTCCATGGCATCGGCGTAGGTCATGTGCGGGATGGGGGTGGCCAGCTCGTGGCCGATGAGGGCCCACACCTCCTTGAGCACGTCCTCCGCGACCTCCATGACATCGCCCTGCTCGACGAAGGACATCTCAATGTCGAGCTGGGTGAACTCGGGCTGGCGGTCCGCCCGGAAGTCCTCGTCGCGGTAGCAGCGGGCGATCTGGTAGTAGCGCTCCATGCCGGCCACCATGAGCAGCTGCTTGAACAACTGGGGGGACTGCGGCAGGGCGTACCAGGAGCCGGGGGCCAGGCGGGCGGGCACCAGGAAGTCGCGGGCACCCTCGGGCGTGGAGCGGGTGAGCGTGGGGGTCTCGATCTCGACGAAGTCATGGCGGGCCAGGACTGCGCGCGCGGCCTGGGACACCTTCGAGCGCAGGCGGATGGCGCGCTGCATGGGCGTGCGGCGCAGGTCGAGGTACCGGTGCTTCAGGCGCGCCTCCTCACCAACCTGCCCGGCGTCCTCGGCGTGGTCGGAGACCTGGAAGGGCAGGGGGGCGGCGGCGTTGAGGACCTCGACGTCGGTGACGACGACCTCGATCTCACCGGTGGGGAGGTTGGGGTTGGCATTGCCCTCGGGGCGGGCGCTCACCTCGCCTGTGACAGCCAGGACGTACTCGGCGCGCAGGTCGTGGGCGATGTCCTCGCGGATGACGACCTGGGCGATGCCCGAGGCATCGCGCAGGTCGATGAAGGCGACGCCCCCATGGTCCCGGCGGCGGTCTACCCATCCGGCGAGGGTGACCGTGGTGCCGATGTCGGAGGCGCGCAGTGAGCCCGCGGTGTGGGTTCGCAGCATGGAGCTGGGTTCCTTCCCATTCGGGGCACTGAGACCGGTGCCCGTCGGGGCGCACCGCGAGACGGGCGGGCGCCGGGGGCAAGCCTACCCAGCCGGCGGGGCGTCAGTACTCAGGGATGGCGGAGTCGTTGCGACGGCGCTGCCTGGCCAGGATCCAGCGGTTGGTCCCCACGGTGGCGGCGAGGATGACCAGGAGGACGGACAGGCCCAGGACGCAGGCCCCCACCACGGGGAAGGAATCCTCCTTGACCTCGACCGGCGAGGTGTCGCCGGGGTCGCCGGGGTCGCTGCTCGGCTCGGCGATGGCTGGCGCGGTCGTCCCGGGGGCCCCGGTGGGGCTGCTCGTGGCCCCGGGGCTGTGGGACTCTCCTGGTGAGGCGGACGCCGCCGGCGCGGTGGGGGCCTCACCGCCGATCACGGTGACGGCGCCGACCGTGAAGTACGGGCTCTTGTTGGTGTAGTCCGCGGTGCGGACCGTGGAGGTCGGCACGTCCGGGCCGCCGATGACGCGGAACCGCAGCCAGTGGGTGCCCGGCGGGACGTAGGCGGGGAGCTCGAAGGCGCCGGAGTACGTGCCGTCTGGCTGGACGGTGAACTGGGCGACCGCGCCTCCCGACGGCGAGCCGGTGCTCGCGGCGGGGCTCTGCTCGGGCCCGACGGCGCCGTCGTCGATGAGTATCTGCACGATGGCCCCGGGTGGGAATCCGGAGAGGGTGTAACTCAGCGAACCGCCCGAGGCGATCGTCGAGGGGCTGACGGTCGATGCCGTGCCTGTGGTTGATTCTCCGCCGATGAAGTCCGCGGCAGCCGCCGGAGGGGCGGTGGTGGCGCCCACGGCCGCGGCCGCGCCCAGGGAGAGCATCACCGCCAGTGCGACGGCGCTCCCCAGGCGAGGCCTTCCCATTCGCCCTGTGCTCACTGGACTGGGCGCCTCGCGCGCGGACGGGCCAGGAACATGTAGGCGGCCGCGCCCGCGGTGAGGATCCCGGCGGCGCTGATGAGCATCCAGTCGTCACCGCCGAGGACGGCCTCCTTGACCGGGGCTCCGTTCGCCTTGTCCATGAGATCGGTGTTGACCGTGTCCGTGCGGGCGATCTCCAACTGGACCCATCCCAGGAGCTGGGAATCGCGGCCCGCGATCGCAAGCTTGTGGGATCCGGCGTCGATGTTGGAGATGTCAACCTTGACGGAGTTGGAGTGGTCGACCTGGACCCACCCGGCGCTCTTGCCACCCGGGTAGAGGAAGACCGCGACCCAGTCGCCCTCCTTCGCCTTGTCCTTCGGCAGAACGAGGCTGACGCGGTCGCCCTGGCGCCCGCCGGACAGGGAGCCGGCGTTGTCGGCGGTCAACTGGCTGCCGTCGGCCACGGGGCCGCGGGGCGGGTCCGAGGGCTTGGGCTCAGTGGGCTGAGCGGACGGGCTCGCGCTCGGCGAGGCCTCGGGCTGCGCGGGGGCGGGCTCCTGCCCGGGCGCGGCGGGCAGGGTGGCGGTGATGGTGGGC includes these proteins:
- the aspS gene encoding aspartate--tRNA ligase; the protein is MLRTHTAGSLRASDIGTTVTLAGWVDRRRDHGGVAFIDLRDASGIAQVVIREDIAHDLRAEYVLAVTGEVSARPEGNANPNLPTGEIEVVVTDVEVLNAAAPLPFQVSDHAEDAGQVGEEARLKHRYLDLRRTPMQRAIRLRSKVSQAARAVLARHDFVEIETPTLTRSTPEGARDFLVPARLAPGSWYALPQSPQLFKQLLMVAGMERYYQIARCYRDEDFRADRQPEFTQLDIEMSFVEQGDVMEVAEDVLKEVWALIGHELATPIPHMTYADAMERYGTDKPDLRFGLELVELTDYFKDTTFRVFQNPYVGAVVMPGGASQSRRTFDAWQDWAKQRGAKGLAYVTVGDDGELGGPVAKNITDAERAGLARAAGAAPGDCIFFAAGPVDSSRALLGAARVEIGKRCGLIDPDAWSFVWVVDAPLFKPSAEARAEGDVALGASAWTAVHHAFTSPKPECLDTFDTDPGNALAYAYDIVCNGNEIGGGSIRIHRPDVQERVFKVMGIGEAEAHEKFGFLLDAFKFGAPPHGGIAFGWDRIVSLLTKAESIRDVIAFPKSGGGYDPLTEAPAPITAEQRKEAGVDAVPGDKD
- a CDS encoding DNA-directed RNA polymerase II: MGRPRLGSAVALAVMLSLGAAAAVGATTAPPAAAADFIGGESTTGTASTVSPSTIASGGSLSYTLSGFPPGAIVQILIDDGAVGPEQSPAASTGSPSGGAVAQFTVQPDGTYSGAFELPAYVPPGTHWLRFRVIGGPDVPTSTVRTADYTNKSPYFTVGAVTVIGGEAPTAPAASASPGESHSPGATSSPTGAPGTTAPAIAEPSSDPGDPGDTSPVEVKEDSFPVVGACVLGLSVLLVILAATVGTNRWILARQRRRNDSAIPEY